In one window of Eggerthella guodeyinii DNA:
- a CDS encoding helix-turn-helix domain-containing protein — MKKTTVDVVVPIRFMGMGVYLAWIYSVQFGGLLFASEGSLPASETWFSISNLANALCLILCAVFARRLAPLSKRRGIPWIAGGAMAVGTLATPLAAAGAIPGIVLVAGSAVAGVGLGLVILLWCEFYATLPTRKVTVYYSASFVLAVVLHLGITLLADPVDVIVTAALPLASAGMFALSHRAASPAPEQEEEPHDDDAGRDRLRWSFPWRPVLLMAAYSFAFNFSRTTGSDVSEAGMIGVALIAIVVLIAGLFFFERFDVRHLYRIALPLMVAGMLVQPFLEGSALTLSGILLNASHAGFIILTMIVLSNICYRYGVVALWLFGITRAARVVASVIGGQVGTLVWTAHDPTVLMLATNLVAIGLVAACMGFLNERELETTWGITPVEPRCDLEPAPRPPLTNYYEAFVNRCAQIARMYGLTRREEEVLACLAQGKSVPRIEQELVISNGTAKSHVRHIYAKLDIHSRDELIALVGMDDPKTLSLEDPRKE; from the coding sequence ATGAAGAAGACGACGGTGGACGTCGTCGTGCCCATCAGGTTCATGGGCATGGGCGTATACCTCGCCTGGATATACTCGGTGCAATTCGGCGGCCTGCTGTTCGCCTCGGAAGGCAGCCTCCCGGCCAGCGAGACGTGGTTCTCCATCTCGAACCTGGCGAACGCGCTGTGCCTGATTCTCTGCGCCGTTTTCGCCCGAAGGCTCGCGCCGCTCTCGAAGCGCCGCGGCATCCCCTGGATAGCCGGAGGAGCCATGGCGGTCGGCACGCTGGCGACGCCGCTCGCAGCCGCCGGGGCCATCCCTGGCATCGTGCTGGTTGCCGGGTCGGCGGTCGCGGGGGTGGGCCTCGGCCTCGTCATCCTGCTGTGGTGCGAGTTCTACGCGACGCTCCCCACCAGGAAAGTGACCGTCTATTACTCCGCATCGTTCGTGCTGGCCGTCGTGCTGCACCTGGGCATCACGTTGCTCGCCGACCCCGTGGACGTCATCGTCACCGCCGCGCTTCCCCTCGCGTCGGCGGGCATGTTCGCCCTCTCGCACCGCGCAGCTTCGCCCGCGCCCGAGCAAGAGGAGGAGCCGCACGACGACGACGCGGGCCGCGACCGCCTGCGCTGGAGCTTCCCCTGGCGACCGGTGCTGCTGATGGCCGCGTACTCGTTCGCATTCAACTTCAGCCGCACCACCGGGTCCGACGTCAGCGAAGCGGGGATGATCGGCGTGGCGCTCATCGCGATCGTCGTGCTGATCGCGGGATTGTTCTTCTTCGAGCGATTCGACGTTCGGCACCTGTATCGGATCGCGCTGCCCCTTATGGTGGCGGGCATGCTCGTCCAACCGTTCCTGGAGGGCTCCGCGCTCACGCTGTCGGGCATCCTCCTCAACGCAAGCCATGCGGGATTCATCATCCTCACGATGATCGTGCTCTCCAACATCTGCTATCGCTACGGCGTGGTGGCGCTGTGGCTGTTCGGCATCACGCGCGCGGCGCGCGTCGTGGCCAGCGTCATAGGCGGGCAGGTTGGCACGCTCGTATGGACCGCCCACGACCCCACCGTGCTCATGCTTGCGACCAATCTCGTGGCGATCGGCCTGGTGGCGGCATGCATGGGATTCCTCAACGAGCGGGAGCTCGAAACCACCTGGGGCATCACGCCCGTCGAACCCAGGTGCGACCTCGAGCCCGCACCGCGCCCGCCGCTCACCAACTACTACGAGGCGTTCGTGAACCGCTGCGCCCAGATCGCGCGCATGTACGGCCTCACCCGGCGGGAGGAGGAAGTGCTCGCCTGCCTTGCCCAGGGAAAGAGCGTTCCCCGCATCGAGCAGGAGCTCGTCATATCCAACGGCACCGCTAAAAGCCACGTGCGCCACATCTACGCCAAGCTGGACATCCATTCGCGCGACGAGCTGATCGCGCTCGTCGGAATGGACGACCCGAAAACGCTTTCCTTGGAGGACCCCCGCAAAGAATGA
- a CDS encoding FAD-dependent oxidoreductase, which translates to MQQGTTNETGISRRGFLAGAAVSALAGGLGLAGCAPQAKAGAATQGNEEGTSGAQQADQARDAFAAPEPITDVSEEKDFDIVIVGLGMSGACAALAAVEGGAKVAVLQKVGIPMTHGNFCAVINCDELTEAGCQTMDVDAVMKTFNENNSNAINWNLVKRYFEESPESGSWLLSRAEEAGAEAIIPAPVPAVKFKGKQVAGVTALAELAQSKGAEVFYSTSGKQLVRDDGGRVTGVIGETDAGKHIQFNAAKGVVLATGCYGNNKDMLAKWSPGAEPFENFYNPPVNDGDGHLMGLWVGGRMQEAPHPKMIHVHHYVGDGDKNAPMRKCPWLNINDYGDRFMDESVLYEFRCNEAIKYPDAHSTQIFDGNYETYYAQMPNQSDPANDGTLEDFIEWGMAFKADTLDDLATQLEVPADHLKATVERYNELVAAGHDDDYLKSMDFMFPIDTPPFYGIRRQYVISAITGGLEVDESCNVVDENWQPIPGLFAVGNAQGGMFGGSDYPFDITGLSLGRAMTFGYVVGRDLAKA; encoded by the coding sequence ATGCAACAGGGTACGACGAATGAAACGGGAATCTCGCGCCGCGGTTTTCTGGCGGGAGCCGCCGTGTCCGCGCTTGCCGGCGGGCTCGGGCTGGCCGGTTGCGCACCGCAGGCGAAGGCGGGCGCGGCGACGCAAGGCAACGAGGAGGGGACGTCGGGGGCGCAGCAGGCCGATCAAGCGCGCGATGCGTTTGCGGCGCCGGAGCCCATCACCGACGTCTCCGAGGAAAAGGACTTCGACATCGTGATCGTCGGGCTGGGCATGTCGGGCGCGTGCGCGGCGCTCGCAGCGGTCGAGGGTGGCGCCAAGGTGGCCGTGCTGCAGAAGGTGGGCATCCCGATGACCCACGGCAACTTCTGCGCCGTCATCAACTGCGACGAGCTCACGGAGGCTGGCTGCCAGACGATGGACGTGGACGCGGTGATGAAGACGTTCAACGAGAACAATTCGAACGCCATCAACTGGAACCTGGTCAAGCGCTACTTCGAGGAGTCGCCGGAATCGGGTTCGTGGCTGCTCAGCCGGGCCGAGGAGGCCGGCGCGGAAGCCATCATCCCCGCGCCGGTGCCTGCGGTGAAGTTCAAAGGCAAGCAGGTTGCCGGCGTGACCGCCCTCGCCGAGCTGGCGCAGAGCAAGGGCGCCGAGGTATTCTACTCGACATCGGGCAAGCAGCTGGTGCGCGACGACGGGGGTCGCGTGACGGGCGTGATCGGCGAGACGGACGCAGGCAAGCATATCCAGTTCAACGCTGCAAAGGGCGTGGTTCTGGCCACCGGCTGCTACGGCAACAACAAGGACATGCTGGCGAAGTGGAGCCCGGGCGCGGAGCCGTTCGAGAACTTCTACAATCCGCCGGTGAACGACGGCGACGGCCATCTCATGGGCCTGTGGGTCGGCGGGCGCATGCAGGAAGCGCCCCATCCGAAGATGATCCACGTGCACCATTATGTGGGCGACGGCGACAAGAACGCTCCCATGCGCAAGTGCCCCTGGCTCAACATCAACGATTACGGCGACCGCTTCATGGACGAGAGCGTGCTGTACGAATTCCGCTGCAACGAGGCCATCAAGTATCCCGATGCTCATTCGACGCAGATATTCGATGGTAATTACGAGACGTACTACGCGCAGATGCCCAACCAGTCCGATCCGGCGAACGACGGCACGCTGGAGGACTTCATCGAATGGGGCATGGCGTTCAAGGCCGACACGCTCGACGATCTGGCGACGCAGCTCGAGGTGCCGGCGGATCATCTGAAGGCGACGGTCGAGCGGTACAACGAGCTTGTCGCTGCAGGGCACGACGACGACTATCTGAAGTCGATGGACTTCATGTTCCCCATCGACACGCCGCCGTTCTACGGCATTCGCCGCCAGTACGTGATCTCGGCCATCACCGGCGGCTTGGAGGTGGACGAGTCGTGCAACGTGGTTGACGAGAACTGGCAGCCGATTCCCGGCCTGTTCGCGGTGGGCAACGCCCAGGGCGGCATGTTCGGCGGCTCCGACTATCCCTTCGACATCACGGGCCTGTCGCTCGGGCGCGCCATGACGTTCGGGTACGTGGTCGGCCGCGATCTCGCGAAAGCGTAG
- a CDS encoding DUF2871 domain-containing protein — translation MKRLINTALVYLIAGAAAGVFFREFTKFSQFDGATVLGFMHPHLLVLGFAIFLIATLFALADDYTHDKLFMPFYIVYNVGLVVTVCMMFVRGVAEVTGAPLVLPDAALSGIAGLGHIMVGVGLVLLVVMFKRVVNRRVSATA, via the coding sequence ATGAAACGACTTATCAACACCGCGCTCGTCTACCTCATCGCCGGGGCGGCGGCGGGCGTGTTCTTCCGCGAGTTCACGAAGTTCTCGCAGTTCGACGGGGCCACGGTGCTCGGGTTCATGCATCCGCACCTGCTGGTGCTCGGGTTCGCCATCTTCCTGATCGCCACCCTGTTCGCGCTGGCCGACGACTACACGCACGACAAGCTGTTCATGCCGTTCTACATCGTGTACAACGTGGGGCTCGTCGTCACCGTGTGCATGATGTTCGTGCGCGGCGTGGCGGAAGTCACGGGCGCGCCGCTCGTCCTGCCCGACGCCGCGCTCTCGGGCATCGCCGGCCTCGGCCACATCATGGTGGGCGTCGGCCTCGTGCTGCTGGTCGTCATGTTCAAGCGCGTGGTGAACCGCAGGGTGAGCGCGACGGCGTAA
- a CDS encoding pyridoxal phosphate-dependent aminotransferase yields MVNERMYGLGAEPSAIRELFAYGMARKAEIGADNVFDFSIGNPSVPAPEAVKQAVIDLMDEEPSALHGYSPAAGDPRVRQAVADHIRRRYDVPAQPEQVYLTAGAAAGLAISISAVTEPGDEVIIIAPYFPEYKVWIDTAECTCVEVPAHVPDFQLDIDALERAIGPKTSAIIINSPNNPVGAVYSRENLRAFAALLARKEEELGRKLYVISDEPYREITYGDEVPYVPCVWARTIVCYSYSKSLSLPGERIGYLYVSDLMDDAREVSTAVAGAGRALGFICAPVLFQRVIERCIDEPSDVAAYAANRELLTAGLGELGYEFVEPQGAFYLWVRALEDDAQAFSDRAKAHELLLVPSDSFGVGGWVRVSYCIPRATIERSMPAFKALKESYEG; encoded by the coding sequence ATGGTGAACGAGAGAATGTACGGGTTGGGAGCCGAGCCGAGCGCGATTCGCGAGCTGTTCGCGTACGGCATGGCGCGCAAGGCGGAAATCGGCGCCGACAACGTGTTCGACTTCAGCATCGGCAACCCCAGCGTGCCCGCGCCCGAGGCCGTGAAGCAGGCCGTCATCGACCTCATGGACGAGGAGCCCAGCGCGTTGCACGGCTACTCGCCGGCCGCCGGCGACCCGCGCGTGCGCCAGGCCGTGGCCGACCACATCCGCCGCCGCTACGACGTGCCGGCCCAGCCCGAGCAGGTGTATCTCACGGCGGGCGCCGCGGCGGGCCTCGCCATCTCCATCTCGGCCGTCACCGAGCCGGGCGACGAGGTGATCATCATCGCGCCGTACTTCCCCGAGTACAAGGTGTGGATCGACACTGCCGAGTGCACCTGCGTGGAGGTTCCGGCGCACGTGCCCGACTTCCAGCTGGACATCGACGCGCTCGAGCGGGCCATCGGGCCGAAGACCAGCGCCATCATCATCAACTCGCCGAACAACCCGGTGGGCGCCGTGTACTCGCGCGAGAACCTCCGGGCGTTCGCCGCGCTGCTCGCGCGCAAGGAGGAGGAGCTCGGCCGCAAGCTGTACGTCATCAGCGACGAGCCGTACCGCGAGATCACGTACGGCGACGAAGTGCCCTACGTGCCCTGCGTGTGGGCCCGCACCATCGTGTGCTACTCGTACTCGAAATCGCTGTCGCTGCCGGGCGAGCGCATCGGCTATTTGTACGTGTCCGACCTCATGGACGACGCGCGCGAAGTGTCCACGGCGGTGGCCGGGGCAGGGCGCGCGCTCGGGTTCATCTGCGCGCCGGTGCTGTTCCAGCGCGTCATCGAGCGCTGCATCGACGAGCCCTCCGACGTGGCGGCCTACGCGGCCAACCGCGAGCTGCTGACGGCGGGCCTCGGCGAGCTGGGCTACGAGTTCGTGGAGCCGCAGGGCGCGTTCTACCTGTGGGTGCGCGCGCTCGAGGACGACGCGCAAGCGTTCAGCGACCGCGCGAAGGCCCACGAGCTGCTGCTGGTGCCGTCCGACAGCTTCGGCGTGGGCGGCTGGGTGCGCGTGAGCTACTGCATCCCGCGCGCCACCATCGAGCGCAGCATGCCCGCGTTCAAGGCGCTCAAGGAGTCGTACGAGGGCTGA
- a CDS encoding APC family permease produces the protein MSAQDGSPAKASGENIEQFGYKQELRRGMGLWDVVLYGVLFMVIIAPQSIFGTIQQNSHGMTPLVYIIGFVAILFTAMSYMRMSKRFPIAGSVYSYVQRGINPHVGFMAGWLILLDYVLVPSLLIVMVMNWGVALVPGSPAWLWAVAFIAFNTFVNIRGIQMSRGVDWVIFVVEIVAVVAFIALGTNFVLGGGGAGGFVLDPIYQPGQVDAHFVAAGISIAALSFLGFDGMSTLAEETREPEKNIGKGIIIALSIIIVVFVAQTYIAAIVQPDWAATDPDMGFFDSVYLVGGPVFYKIMLLVNIIAVGIANIINAQMASSRLLYSMGRDGVIPRVFGKVHPKYRTPWVASIFLGAITLCLALPLQDYMGTLAGFVNFGALSSFILLNFAVFWFFFVKEKKRASFKDILMYLICPLIGILILGYVFTGFELATYGVGITWLVIGLIIGAVKSKGYKEVPEAFKHLDV, from the coding sequence ATGTCGGCTCAAGACGGGTCTCCGGCGAAGGCATCCGGAGAGAACATCGAGCAGTTCGGCTACAAGCAAGAGCTGCGAAGAGGTATGGGACTGTGGGATGTGGTGTTGTACGGCGTCCTGTTCATGGTGATCATCGCGCCGCAGTCCATTTTCGGCACCATCCAGCAGAACAGCCACGGCATGACGCCGCTGGTGTACATCATCGGCTTCGTGGCCATCCTGTTCACGGCCATGAGCTACATGCGCATGAGCAAGCGCTTCCCCATCGCGGGGTCGGTGTACTCCTACGTGCAGCGCGGCATCAACCCGCACGTGGGCTTCATGGCCGGCTGGCTCATCCTGCTCGACTACGTGCTGGTGCCCTCCCTGCTCATCGTCATGGTGATGAACTGGGGCGTCGCGCTGGTGCCGGGCAGCCCGGCGTGGCTGTGGGCCGTCGCGTTCATCGCGTTCAACACGTTCGTCAACATCCGCGGCATCCAGATGAGCCGCGGCGTCGACTGGGTCATCTTCGTCGTCGAGATCGTGGCCGTGGTCGCATTCATCGCCCTGGGCACGAACTTCGTGCTGGGTGGCGGCGGTGCAGGCGGCTTCGTGCTCGACCCGATTTACCAGCCGGGCCAGGTGGACGCGCACTTCGTCGCGGCGGGCATCTCCATCGCCGCGCTCTCGTTCCTGGGTTTCGACGGCATGTCGACGCTGGCCGAGGAGACGCGCGAGCCTGAGAAGAACATCGGCAAGGGCATCATCATCGCCCTGTCCATCATCATCGTCGTGTTCGTGGCGCAGACCTACATCGCCGCCATCGTGCAGCCCGACTGGGCGGCCACCGATCCCGACATGGGCTTCTTCGATTCCGTCTACCTGGTGGGCGGCCCGGTGTTCTACAAGATCATGCTGCTGGTCAACATCATCGCCGTGGGCATCGCCAACATCATCAACGCGCAGATGGCGTCCTCGCGCCTGCTGTACAGCATGGGCCGCGACGGCGTGATCCCGCGCGTGTTCGGCAAGGTGCATCCGAAGTACCGCACGCCGTGGGTCGCGTCCATCTTCCTGGGCGCCATCACGCTGTGCCTGGCGCTTCCGCTGCAGGACTACATGGGTACGCTGGCGGGCTTCGTGAACTTCGGCGCGCTGTCGTCGTTCATCCTGCTCAACTTCGCCGTGTTCTGGTTCTTCTTCGTGAAGGAGAAGAAGCGCGCGTCGTTCAAGGACATCCTGATGTACCTGATCTGCCCGCTCATCGGCATCCTCATCCTGGGATACGTGTTCACCGGCTTCGAGCTGGCCACGTACGGCGTGGGCATCACCTGGCTCGTCATCGGCCTGATCATCGGCGCCGTGAAGTCGAAGGGCTACAAGGAAGTACCCGAAGCATTCAAGCACTTGGACGTGTAG
- a CDS encoding sodium:solute symporter family protein yields the protein MNLPFVMLVAYIAITVIISVVIATRGSGRKDKSSRQFLTAQGNLSWFMIIPLLFAEMMAGAATIGKAATGFTTGLSAVWVNWGMSIGMIIFIVFAARFYRAMHRKYDILSVPEAFKFMFDKRCRAVMLVIIVVVYCFLYSSQPLSAAALIAPMIGADATLLAWIVSALFIAVTLLGGMKGLAVMNIVHMVVMYAGLIAATTGSLDMVGGFATLHDSLPESYFSLFQPDIWSTLANAIGIGISFLAAATMVTATISARSARDMAVGSWGAAAIVIPFATLPAIIGMCAAVAMPGIDPNTALFSMSNAQGPAIAGVVSMAIAAAIWSSAPAALLFISNTLTQDFYAVIRPESTDKQRLAFSRIAVVILGIAATWLGLNASSILGQLYAAFQIRSVVGIVLLVAMAWPRVTSGAAFWSMLGGGSVAAIWHFAGNPAGVEPLWPACAVTIIVLVAMTLASKKSVSEGYRRYEAARDELAAAEGRQRS from the coding sequence ATGAATCTTCCCTTCGTCATGCTCGTTGCCTATATCGCCATCACCGTGATCATCAGCGTGGTGATTGCCACACGCGGCTCCGGGCGCAAAGACAAGTCATCCCGCCAGTTTCTCACTGCACAAGGTAACCTTTCCTGGTTCATGATCATCCCGCTGCTGTTCGCGGAGATGATGGCCGGTGCCGCCACCATCGGCAAAGCCGCGACCGGCTTCACGACCGGGCTATCGGCCGTGTGGGTGAACTGGGGCATGTCCATCGGCATGATCATCTTCATCGTATTCGCCGCGCGCTTCTACCGGGCTATGCATCGCAAATACGACATCCTGTCAGTGCCGGAAGCGTTCAAATTCATGTTCGACAAACGCTGCCGTGCGGTCATGCTCGTCATCATCGTGGTGGTGTACTGCTTCCTGTACTCGTCACAGCCGCTTTCGGCCGCAGCGCTCATCGCACCGATGATCGGCGCCGATGCGACGTTGCTCGCCTGGATTGTCTCGGCCCTGTTCATCGCCGTCACCTTGCTGGGAGGCATGAAGGGCCTTGCCGTCATGAACATCGTGCACATGGTGGTGATGTACGCCGGACTGATCGCGGCCACAACGGGCAGCCTCGACATGGTTGGTGGATTCGCCACGCTCCACGACAGCCTACCCGAGAGCTACTTCAGCCTGTTCCAGCCCGACATCTGGTCCACCCTGGCGAACGCGATCGGCATCGGCATCAGCTTCCTTGCGGCCGCCACGATGGTGACCGCCACCATCTCGGCTCGCTCGGCGCGCGATATGGCCGTAGGTTCGTGGGGCGCGGCGGCCATCGTCATCCCGTTCGCCACCTTGCCGGCCATCATCGGCATGTGCGCCGCCGTGGCCATGCCGGGCATCGATCCGAACACCGCCCTGTTCTCGATGTCGAACGCGCAGGGCCCCGCCATCGCAGGCGTCGTGTCGATGGCCATCGCCGCGGCCATCTGGTCGTCGGCCCCGGCTGCACTGCTGTTCATCTCGAACACGCTGACGCAAGACTTCTATGCGGTCATCCGCCCCGAAAGCACCGACAAGCAGCGTCTCGCGTTCTCGAGGATCGCCGTGGTGATACTCGGCATCGCCGCGACCTGGCTCGGCTTGAACGCGTCGTCCATCCTGGGCCAGCTGTACGCCGCCTTCCAAATACGCTCGGTGGTGGGCATCGTGCTGCTGGTTGCCATGGCGTGGCCGCGCGTGACGAGCGGAGCCGCCTTCTGGTCGATGCTTGGCGGGGGTAGCGTTGCCGCCATCTGGCATTTCGCCGGCAATCCTGCGGGCGTCGAACCGCTGTGGCCAGCCTGCGCCGTCACTATTATCGTGCTGGTCGCCATGACCTTGGCCAGCAAGAAGAGCGTTTCGGAAGGATACCGACGCTACGAAGCCGCACGCGACGAACTCGCGGCCGCAGAGGGACGGCAGCGGTCGTAG
- a CDS encoding SLC13 family permease has translation MKDFNKKSLVALVVSIVVGAVIAHIPPPAGLDGVGMTYLGIFVGMLIMLITDALPSWATCLGAMGLMVAFQIGTVAEVFSAFGGSIVWLMVAVFAFATAIENSGLLTRLALKMLTIFPKNYRGQVLSLMTAGLVVSPLIPSNNAKTNLLAPMATEMTKQVGYEKKSKPALGLLTAVFMPPYIGSHAFLTGSVNVAFMLGVVGLSFSWLGYLSMTWVWLILLLVGTFVFCMTFCKPKEKLDLPPTYFADKYRELGKMSKHEWVTLVVVAACLCLWIANIFDAGMVALLGAVVLTAFGLLTPKDFQTRIPWGLIMFIGALVGIAGFMSTTGVSAWLAGVLGPIVSPVVSNVWIFVPVLLVLTWILRAVIPAQGVCLVILYSIFGPLLPDAGISLFVLGFVEYIGGNIWFNSFMNPFVLGALGVAGNEYVTIKEFKKSAYAYAVITIVAMMGSIPLWMAMGLC, from the coding sequence ATGAAAGATTTCAACAAGAAAAGCCTCGTCGCACTTGTCGTCTCCATCGTCGTCGGCGCGGTCATCGCGCACATACCCCCGCCCGCCGGCCTTGACGGCGTCGGGATGACGTATCTGGGCATTTTCGTCGGCATGCTCATCATGCTGATCACCGACGCGCTTCCATCCTGGGCAACCTGTCTCGGTGCCATGGGGCTCATGGTCGCATTTCAGATCGGAACCGTGGCCGAGGTATTCTCGGCTTTCGGGGGCAGCATCGTCTGGCTCATGGTGGCGGTGTTCGCGTTCGCCACGGCCATCGAAAACTCGGGGCTCCTCACGCGTCTTGCGCTGAAAATGCTCACCATCTTCCCGAAAAACTACCGCGGCCAAGTGCTGTCGCTCATGACCGCGGGCCTGGTGGTGAGCCCGCTCATCCCGTCCAACAATGCCAAGACCAACCTGCTTGCCCCCATGGCGACGGAGATGACGAAGCAGGTTGGCTACGAGAAGAAGAGCAAGCCCGCGCTGGGTCTTTTGACCGCCGTGTTCATGCCGCCGTACATCGGCTCGCACGCGTTCCTGACCGGCAGCGTCAACGTCGCATTCATGCTGGGCGTCGTCGGTCTGTCCTTCTCGTGGCTCGGATACTTGTCCATGACGTGGGTGTGGCTGATCCTGCTGCTCGTCGGCACGTTCGTGTTCTGCATGACGTTCTGCAAGCCGAAAGAGAAGCTCGATCTTCCGCCTACGTACTTCGCCGATAAATACCGAGAGCTCGGCAAGATGTCGAAGCACGAGTGGGTCACGCTCGTCGTCGTTGCCGCCTGCCTCTGTCTATGGATCGCCAACATATTCGATGCGGGCATGGTGGCCTTGCTGGGCGCCGTCGTGCTGACCGCTTTCGGCCTCTTGACTCCGAAAGATTTCCAAACGCGCATTCCGTGGGGCCTCATCATGTTCATCGGCGCGCTCGTGGGCATCGCCGGCTTCATGAGCACCACCGGTGTGAGCGCATGGCTGGCAGGCGTCCTCGGGCCCATCGTCAGCCCGGTGGTCAGCAACGTCTGGATCTTCGTGCCGGTGCTGCTCGTGCTCACGTGGATTCTCCGCGCCGTCATCCCGGCGCAGGGCGTGTGCCTCGTCATCCTGTATTCCATTTTCGGCCCGCTGCTTCCCGACGCGGGGATCTCGCTGTTCGTGTTGGGTTTCGTCGAGTATATCGGCGGCAACATCTGGTTCAACAGCTTCATGAACCCCTTTGTTCTGGGAGCCCTCGGTGTGGCAGGCAACGAATACGTTACCATCAAGGAATTCAAGAAGTCCGCGTATGCCTACGCCGTCATCACCATCGTCGCGATGATGGGCAGCATACCGCTCTGGATGGCCATGGGTCTGTGCTAG
- a CDS encoding phytoene desaturase family protein, whose product MSSTYDFVVLGGGHNGLLTTAYLAKAGFSVCCLEANDEFGGSTRSGEVCAPGYISDLGGMVHNMISATPIVTEDELGLFSKYGFEYAHAKALFCSIFPDQRSLIMHHDLDKACQNMAEFSEHDAAIYPEFHEYMVNMMAVAGIGSQSAPPPYGTMHNVMSMSPEGREFQRVLNSSAQQIVEEWFDSEQVRVTFTRWCTEMMIDPRAIGTATLLYFTGRVHKPTYAPPFPMGGSQKFVEALMACCKDHGADLFTNAFVDGLTVQGGEAKSVRTKDGEEYIATNAVISTINIKDIYQMLGDDAPKEEARYVQRLKQADFAALNQSFALKKIPEFKAGPEVLDAYCIEFAPEEKEYLETFSNYKLGGFNAKLPLVTIPSLWDPSRCPEGHSVVNLYSYAPYRLWGDEKNWETHGDELKQAVWEFFKDQTTNITDDDLVGKWGLTPLEYEQWNPAMKEGDLGMIGLQPSQMYDMRPFPGKGHDYHGDIDNLYFVGCCSHPGGGIAAGARPGALKILEDYGVDYREILNK is encoded by the coding sequence ATGTCATCTACGTACGATTTCGTTGTCTTGGGCGGCGGCCACAACGGCCTGCTCACCACCGCGTACTTGGCCAAGGCAGGCTTCAGCGTCTGCTGCTTGGAAGCGAACGACGAGTTCGGCGGCAGCACGCGCTCGGGCGAGGTGTGCGCGCCCGGATACATCTCCGATCTTGGCGGCATGGTCCACAACATGATTTCCGCCACGCCCATCGTGACGGAAGATGAACTGGGCCTGTTCTCGAAGTACGGCTTCGAATACGCCCACGCGAAGGCGCTGTTCTGCTCCATCTTCCCCGACCAGCGCAGCCTTATCATGCATCACGATCTGGACAAGGCCTGCCAGAACATGGCGGAGTTCTCCGAGCACGATGCCGCCATCTATCCCGAGTTCCACGAGTACATGGTGAACATGATGGCCGTCGCGGGTATCGGCTCGCAGAGCGCTCCGCCGCCGTACGGCACCATGCACAACGTCATGTCCATGAGCCCCGAAGGACGCGAGTTCCAGCGCGTGCTGAACTCTTCGGCCCAGCAGATCGTCGAGGAGTGGTTCGACAGCGAGCAGGTGCGCGTCACGTTCACCCGCTGGTGCACCGAGATGATGATCGACCCCCGAGCCATCGGCACCGCGACGCTGCTGTACTTCACAGGCCGCGTGCACAAGCCGACGTACGCGCCGCCGTTCCCCATGGGCGGCAGCCAGAAGTTCGTCGAAGCCCTCATGGCCTGCTGCAAAGACCACGGAGCCGACCTGTTCACGAACGCGTTCGTCGACGGCCTCACCGTGCAAGGTGGCGAAGCGAAGAGCGTCCGCACGAAGGACGGCGAAGAGTACATCGCCACGAACGCCGTTATCAGCACCATCAACATCAAGGACATCTATCAGATGCTCGGCGACGACGCGCCGAAGGAAGAGGCGCGGTACGTGCAGCGTCTCAAGCAGGCCGATTTCGCTGCGCTCAACCAGTCGTTCGCCCTCAAGAAGATCCCCGAGTTCAAAGCCGGTCCCGAGGTGCTCGACGCGTACTGCATCGAGTTCGCGCCCGAAGAGAAGGAATATCTCGAGACGTTCAGCAACTACAAGCTGGGCGGCTTCAACGCCAAGCTGCCGCTGGTCACCATCCCCTCGCTCTGGGATCCCTCGCGCTGCCCCGAAGGCCATAGCGTGGTCAACCTGTACAGCTACGCGCCGTACCGTCTCTGGGGCGACGAGAAGAACTGGGAGACGCACGGCGACGAGCTCAAGCAGGCCGTGTGGGAGTTCTTCAAGGATCAGACCACGAACATCACCGACGACGACCTCGTGGGCAAGTGGGGCCTCACCCCGCTCGAGTACGAGCAGTGGAACCCGGCCATGAAGGAAGGCGACCTGGGCATGATCGGCTTGCAGCCCAGCCAGATGTACGACATGCGCCCCTTCCCCGGCAAGGGCCACGATTACCACGGCGACATCGACAACCTGTATTTCGTCGGATGCTGCAGCCATCCCGGCGGCGGCATCGCGGCAGGCGCGCGGCCCGGCGCCCTCAAAATCCTTGAGGACTACGGCGTGGACTACCGCGAAATCCTGAACAAGTAA